One part of the Dysidea avara chromosome 10, odDysAvar1.4, whole genome shotgun sequence genome encodes these proteins:
- the LOC136236379 gene encoding vacuolar protein sorting-associated protein 54-like, protein MASAANASYKVDVPSSTASLKGPQTTKPAVVQTKTHLPKVSELLKKDESLWTIYSCTQNLPAALNDPSDREVDLFTKTWGETFVPMATLAISDMYPKLKRSDFDSYLKDSRKKKRHHKSSPETADLQINTATTIWQDGQDYDLTSVPKIFMQPSFNLNNSTTFTEVLPGIFTGPATSSEHRRRPSQSDGKSSSVRSAQLLHEKLVHYLDIVEVHLAYHVSRKSDVFFSTLTSQKELQEQIAETREQVTSLRQKLGSVDELTTHGLLHAVKLHALKSRHYQIFHKLKLMATVAQTQPTIQLLLKSSDFIAALDLINTTQEVLQQELSGIHCLRHLGSQLAELENAIEKMMECDFVRFFMEGLKMKLNSQEKISGEDKQTTEENMIAVVVGLLRQKKVHFLFAAREELSTFIKNFMKEMLSNFLPEKQVTSSGTLQSNAEQIRPLDFSQWLELLERLFETMLKLLRAVQSIMKLIIGVCHAASSDSNFTISELGSVMDDNQTEDTTIYQQQSSSSMISQSEGEVSTASSSQMIEQFEKNTEEQDAQDRVDQLLLEDELSDTRIASHSGKDVQHTSITELTDQKDTRVVQPSPSPTGEPAASTSTPIVSVAASQRLVDSCLDMLAGSCELIHSRCAKILNIWAKAGKLTTLSSKDFMMLVELIEKFVSDCAAITGRKHPNLRAPLLSQGKKFLENFHEARKSNLSLLLDGERWKQVDIPPEMQSIVERFETDSLSAKSSSYTALESKPDQPAQQYLVVKGQRFAVVGTLLLLVRMITEYCSCADNLPMLTTDIVTKLTDLLKLFNSRTSQLVLGAGAVQAVGIKTITTRHLALSSRCLQVIMLLLTDLSRFFQTRLSTQQSVLLTQFSLITEDFSGHCREISNKLVFIIDEVILKQLTRWEAKPPTPSPPFKVIIKQTTKLHEALVDLLPPEQLQAVFNGIEESVKKRLRVVLNKAKITNNGSAQHGLVNSELTLFKSALNSLEGLQNFGDSVFDVWTVNR, encoded by the exons ATGGCCAGCGCTGCCAACGCTAGCTATAAAGTGGATGTTCCATCATCCACAGCTAGCCTCAAGGGACCACAAACCACCAAGCCAGCTGTTGTACAGACCAAGACTCACCTACCGAAGGTCTCAGAGCTGTTAAAGAAAGATGAGAGCCTGTGGACTATCTATTCTTGCACTCAAAATCTTCCAGCAGCATTAAATGACCCTAGCGACAGAGAAGTGGACTTGTTTACTAAGACATGGGGGGAGACATTTGTACCCATGGCAACACTAGCCATTTCAGATATGTATCCAAAATTAAAACGTTCAGATTTTGATAGTTACCTGAAGGACTCGCGTAAGAAGAAACGACATCATAAATCATCTCCAGAAACTGCAGACCTTCAGATCAACACAGCAACTACAATTTGGCAAG ATGGGCAAGATTATGATTTAACATCAGTACCAAAG ATATTTATGCAGCCATCATTCAACCTAAACAACTCAACAACATTTACTGAAGTGCTTCCGGGAATCTTCACTGGTCCAGCTACTAGCAGTGAACATAGAAGAAGGCCATCACAGTCAGATGGTAAATCCAGTTCAGTTCGATCAGCACAGCTTCTTCATGAAAAG CTTGTGCACTATTTGGATATAGTGGAAGTACACTTGGCATACCATGTCTCTAGGAAGTCTGACGTGTTCTTTAGTACACTGACCTCACAAAAAGAGTTGCAGGAGCAGATAGCAGAGACAAGAGAGCAGGTCACTTCATTGAGGCAGAAGCTTGGCAGTGTTGATGAACTGACAACCCATGGGTTGTTACATGCTGTTAAACTACATGCTCTGAAATCAAGACACTACCAGATATTTCACAAG CTCAAATTGATGGCTACAGTGGCCCAGACACAGCCCACAATACAACTACTACTGAAGAGTTCAGACTTCATCGCTGCACTAGACCTGATCAACACCACACAAGAAGTGCTGCAACAAGAACTGAGTGGAATACATTGCCTAAG GCATCTAGGCTCACAGTTAGCTGAGCTTGAGAATGCCATAGAGAAAATGATGGAGTGTGATTTTGTACGTTTCTTTATGGAGGGGTTGAAAATGAAGCTGAACAGCCAAGAGAAAATTTCTGGAGAAGATAAACAGACAACTGAA GAGAACATGATAGCAGTTGTGGTTGGTCTCTTGAGGCAGAAGAAGGTACATTTTCTGTTTGCTGCCAGAGAAGAATTATCAACCTTCATCAAGAATTTTATGAAAGAG ATGCTGTCCAACTTTTTACcagagaaacaagtcacatcCAGTGGAACTTTACAAAG TAATGCTGAGCAGATAAGACCACTGGACTTCTCTCAGTGGCTTGAGCTGCTTGAGAGACTGTTTGAAACTATGTTGAAACTGCTTCGAGCTGTACAG AGCATTATGAAGCTGATCATCGGTGTGTGTCATGCTGCCTCATCTGATTCAAACTTCACCATATCAGAACTGGGCTCTGTGATGGATGACAATCAAACAGAGGACACAACCATCTACCAACAACAGAGCAGCTCCTCCATGATCAGCCAGTCAGAAGGTGAAGTGTCCACTGCTTCATCTTCTCAGATGATTGAACAATTTGAGAAGAACACTGAAGAGCAAGACGCGCAAGATCGTGTTGATCAGCTACTTCTTGAGGATGAACTGAGTGACACTAGAATAGCATCACATAGTGGTAAAGACGTACAGCACACTTCAATCACAGAGTTAACAGATCAAAAAGACACAAGGGTGGTTCAGCCATCACCCAGCCCTACTGGCGAACCAGCTGCTAGTACTAGTACTCCAATAGTTTCAGTTGCTGCTTCTCAAAGATTAGTGGATAGTTGTTTGGACATGCTTGCTGGCTCATGTGAGCTAATACATTCTCGTTGTGCTAAGATATTGAACATATGGGCTAAG GCCGGTAAACTAACCACTCTCAGTTCCAAAGACTTCATGATGCTTGTGGAGCTGATTGAAAAGTTTGTGAGTGACTGTGCAGCCATCACAGGTCGGAAACATCCCAACCTTCGTGCCCCGCTCTTATCACAG GGGAAGAAATTTCTTGAGAATTTCCATGAGGCAAGAAAAAGCAACTTAAG TTTGTTGTTAGATGGAGAGAGATGGAAGCAGGTGGATATCCCTCCTGAAATGCAGAGTATTGTGGAACGCTTTGAAACAG ATTCTTTGTCAGCAAAATCCAGCAGCTACACTGCTCTAG AGTCTAAACCTGATCAACCTGCACAACAATATCTGGTTGTGAAGGGACAACGGTTTGCAGTAGTGGG TACCCTATTACTACTGGTGAGGATGATCACAGAATATTGTTCTTGTGCTGATAATCTACCAATGTTGACTACTGACATTGTGACCAAGTTGACTGATCTTCTTAAG TTGTTCAACTCTCGTACTAGTCAGCTGGTGTTGGGTGCAGGGGCAGTACAGGCAGTTGGTATTAAGACAATCACAACAAGACACTTGGCACTATCATCACGTTGTCTACAAGTGATCATGTTATTACTAACTGATCTGAGTAGGTTCTTCCAGACCAGACTATCCACCCAACAGAGTGTACTACTAACACAGTTCAGCCTGATCACTGAG GATTTCAGTGGTCACTGTCGTGAGATCAGCAACAAACTAGTGTTCATTATTGATGAGGTGATATTGAAGCAGCTAACACGATGGGAGGCCAAACCACCCACTCCTTCCCCTCCATTCAAGGTCATCATCAAACAGACCACTAAACTACATGAAGCACTGGTAGACTTGCTGCCCCCTGAACAGCTTCAAGCTGTCTTCAACGGGATTGAGGAGAGTGTGAAGAAGAGACTAAGGGTTGTCCTGAACAAAGCTAAGATAACTAACAATGGCAGTGCACAACATGG GTTGGTCAATTCAGAGTTAACATTATTCAAGTCAGCACTGAACTCCCTAGAAGGCTTACAGAATTTCGGTGACAGTGTGTTTGATGTTTGGACTGTCAATAGATGA
- the LOC136268834 gene encoding uridine diphosphate glucose pyrophosphatase NUDT14-like yields the protein MEKIDCVSLEPCVDSKFVQPYRMRYKQNGQPRIWDCVKQHDSVAVLIFHKSRSEFVFVRQFRPVVYLAHNKDKIKNHPVFATPLNVKTKSASSTPQPATANDQIPVEDLSTIFTPSSTGLTHELCAGVVDSENSYEQITKEEILEECGYDVPLNCIEKITSYYSSVGVSGSYQTLFYAEVSDDMLVNKGGGSAAEGEMIDVVYISLDEITTFMYDEKKLKTPSVVLAIMWFLQKKLPSLKK from the exons ATGGAGAAGATTGACTGTGTTTCTCTCGAGCCTTGTGTTGATTCCAAGTTTGTACAACCGTATAGGATGAGATACAAACAA AATGGTCAACCAAGAATTTGGGACTGTGTCAAGCAGCACGATAG TGTAGCTGTGTTGATATTCCACAAGTCAAGGTCTGAGTTTGTCTTTGTAAGGCAGTTTCGTCCAG TTGTATATCTGGCTCATAACAAGGACAAGATTAAGAATCATCCTGTGTTTGCTACCCCTCTTAATGTTAAGACAAAGAGTGCCAGCAGTACACCACAGCCAGCAACAGCAAATGATCAAATTCCTGTTGAAGATTTGAGTACCATTTTCACACCCAGTAGCACTGGCCTAACTCATGAATTATGTGCCGGAGTAGTGGACAGTGAAaacagctacgaacaaatcacaaAGGAAGAGATTTTAGAAGAATGTGGCTATGATGTACCCCTTAACTGCATTGAGAAAATTACATCATACTATTCCAGTGTTGGTGTATCTGGCAGCTACCAAACTTTGTTTTATGCTGAGGTCTCTGATGACATGTTAGTCAATAAGGGGGGAGGATCAGCTGCTGAGGGAGAAATGATTGATGTAGTGTATATCTCACTGGATGAGATCACCACGTTTATGTATGATGAGAAGAAGTTGAAAACCCCAAGTGTAGTACTAGCGATTATGTGGTTTCTGCAGAAAAAATTACCTAGTCTGAAAAAATGA
- the LOC136236391 gene encoding uncharacterized protein: protein MATGELSNFDDVVDNMAVHGHGVEVETIIESQNIPAAAEDLDFMVQQEVETTTDGVDPNLGNELDPVENVLISLQNSESSHDNQDGREVEIIIDGEEDEDVQFPGNKKKRKGAKRDSPKAKRSKKGGKKKQTRIVNRKIPNAIATAQSASQAKEANEASFDPRKIARKWSRMKAPIKTLDGEFSVDMWSTGEKKRVTGSGEPDYFEYTRGKKIPPEGLPGFDFSDPEQIIEFTKKTKMKRPRSGVPEERNIPCPHKGCNKLFRDHAAMRKHLHTHGPRVHVCAECGKAFVESSKLKRHQLVHTGEKPFQCTFEGCGKRFSLDFNLRTHIRIHTGDRPYVCPFDGCNKRFAQSTNLKSHMLSHAKAVRNHQKKSSGSESTSPGLPPSPIALKTSAASIALTSLAKVGITAQTIQSIASQITKPAVSGINLSGTTIPFPIFTGFSIQTPSTSDDHLSVPSTTDVISTLAEIPMSSLSDMPSFTNLITTTSTLDSELAEPIMSVVASSSAGEALETVGSLADNLNIASSSETITEISNVSLEEQTNVDSTADDLQPLSLVVNEIDSTAIS, encoded by the exons ATGGCGACCGGAGAGCTTTCTAACTTTGATGACGTTGTGGACAATATGGCTGTCCATGGACATGGAGTCGAAGTGGAAACCATCATTGAAAGCCAAAACATTCCGGCAGCTGCGGAAGACTTGGATTTCATGGTGCAGCAAGAGGTGGAAACAACAACTGACGGAGTGGACCCAAACTTGGGCAACGAGCTCGACCCTGTGGAAAATGTGCTGATTTCGCTGCAGAATTCTGAGAGCAGCCATGATAATCAAGATGGACGCGAGGTTGAGATTATAATTGATGGTGAAGAGGACGAAGATGTTCAGTTCCCAGGCAATAAAAAGAAGCGGAAAGGAGCGAAAAGGGACTCACCGAAGGCCAAGAGATCTAAGAAAGGTGGCAAGAAGAAACAGACGAGAATAGTTAACCGGAAGATTCCCAATGCAATAGCTACAGCTCAGTCAGCTAGCCAAGCAAAAGAAGCAAACGAAGCTAGTTTCGATCCGCGAAAAATCGCGCGCAAATGGTCCAGAATGAAAGCACCTATAAAGACATTAGATGGAGAGTTCTCCGTGGACATGTGGTCGACAG GGGAGAAAAAGAGAGTGACTGGATCAGGTGAACCAGACTATTTTGAGTACACAAGAGGAAAGAAGATACCTCCAGAAGGTTTACCGGGATTTGATTTCTCTGACCCAGAACAAATAATCGAATTCACCAA GAAGACAAAAATGAAGAGACCTAGAAGTGGAGTACCAGAAGAAAGAAACATTCCTTGTCCTCACAAG GGTTGTAACAAGCTGTTTAGAGACCATGCAGCTATGCGGAAACACCTGCACACTCATGGACCACGAGTCCATGTTTGTGCTGAATGTGGCAAA GCCTTTGTGGAAAGTTCAAAGCTTAAGCGACACCAGTTGGTTCATACTGGAGAGAAACCATTTCAA TGCACCTTTGAGGGATGTGGAAAGAGATTTTCACTGGACTTCAACCTTCGTACTCACATACGAATTCACACTGGAGACAGGCCTTATGTTTGTCCTTTTGATGGATGTAATAAACGATTTGCACAGTCCACCAATCTGAAATCCCATATGTTATCACATGCTAAAGCTGTCAGAAACCATCAG AAGAAGAGTTCTGGGAGTGAATCAACATCTCCTGGCCTACCCCCAAGTCCTATTGCACTCAAGACATCAGCAGCCTCAATTGCTCTTACCTCTCTTGCTAAAGTTGGTATTACCGCTCAGACCATACAGTCAATTGCCAGTCAGATCACTAAACCAGCTGTATCAGGGATAAATCTATCTGGTACAACCATACCATTTCCAATATTCACAGGATTTTCTATACAGACTCCATCAACATCAGATGATCACCTTTCAGTCCCTTCAACAACTGATGTAATATCAACATTAGCTGAAATTCCAATGAGCTCACTTAGCGACATGCCATCCTTTACAAACCTTATTACCACTACAAGTACGCTTGATTCTGAGTTAGCTGAGCCCATTATGTCTGTTGTTGCTTCTTCATCTGCTGGTGAAGCATTGGAGACTGTTGGAAGTCTTGCAGATAATTTGAACATTGCATCTTCAAGTGAAAcaattacagaaatctccaatGTCAGTTTGGAGGAACAGACTAATGTTGACAGCACTGCAGATGATCTGCAACCTTTATCTTTAGTAGTAAATGAAATAGACAGTACGGCCATTTCATAG
- the LOC136236402 gene encoding mitochondrial import inner membrane translocase subunit TIM50-like: MAGVFVARCLLSSARMAGTGVRSGAFYYTRPKKKSGLAKKILAYTGGVVASVTAAGIYILGRPEPQIEGMKEIPDKYKDEPVFNAYLLRTRDSLVDFKNYFANPAHEKLLPNLLPPPYQRPYTLVLEMNDILVHSEYDRSFGWKYQKRPGLDKFFDLLFDHFEIVVFTSEPPMSAAPLLDAMDPQQFIMYRLYRESTNYRNGHHIKDLTDLNRGLSRVIVIDTDPQSIQMQPENGLIVKKWTGDLTDTLFDLAKFLLTIADSGVDDVRPVIQFYKDQGGTDFLETFKINQARLQAEEEQRIAELQARQNKSQFGGFNTFRGRSGNTDNISDTNSRNESWASWLGSWIGLK; encoded by the exons ATGGCAGGTGTTTTTGTAGCACGTTGTTTGCTGAGCAGTGCCCGAATGGCGGGTACTGGCGTCCGAAGTGGTGCATTTTATTATACGCGACCGAAGAAGAAAAGCGGATTAGCGAAGAAAATATTAGCGTACACTGGCGGTGTTGTAGCATCCGTGACTGCAGCGGGAATATACATCCTAG GAAGGCCAGAACCACAGATTGAGGGAATGAAAGAG ATTCCTGATAAGTACAAAGATGAACCAGTTTTCAATGCATATCTTCTGAGAACAAGAGACTCCCTTGTGGACTTTAAGAAT TATTTTGCTAATCCAGCACATGAGAAGTTACTACCAAACCTGCTACCTCCACCTTATCAACGACCCTACACATTAGTTTTAGAAATGAATGATATTTTAGTTCACAGCGAATACGAT AGGAGTTTTGGCTGGAAATACCAAAAAAGGCCAGGCTTGGATAAATTTTTTGATCTACTTTTTGACCACTTTGAAATAGTAGTGTTCACATCAGAGCCACCGATG AGTGCCGCACCATTGCTGGATGCCATGGACCCCCAGCAATTTATTATGTACCGATTGTACAGGGAATCCACCAACTACAGAAATGGTCACCACATTAAG GACTTGACGGACCTGAACAGAGGACTATCAAGAGTCATTGTGATTGATACTGATCCACAGTCGATACAGATGCAACCAGAAAATGGACTAATTGTGAAGAAATGGACTGGGGATCTGACAGATACATTGTTCGATTTGGCAAAGTTTTTGCTCA CAATTGCCGACAGTGGGGTGGATGATGTACGACCTGTAATCCAATTCTACAAAGATCAAGGTGGTACAGACTTTTTAGAGACATTCAAAATTAACCAGGCTAGGCTACAAGCTGAAGAGGAACAGCGAATAGCTGAACTACAAGCTCGACAGAATAAAAGCCAGTTTGGTGGATTTAACACATTCAGAGGAAGGAGTGGCAATACTGACAAT ATAAGTGATACTAATTCAAGGAATGAGTCTTGGGCTTCATGGCTAGGCAGCTGGATAGGATTAAAATAA
- the LOC136236392 gene encoding uncharacterized protein: MQTAEDRTRESVVTREEYMPTERSQPERLSSPNVVRVKQVVRQVNYVDQEHYRVTFEYFSVLRERGDFCDVKFAVDKTGGVLQAHKLVLASSSPYFESLFAKGNLPDPVTIDGVDGRTLEQLIIFAYSSEIAINEKNVRKLLKAAQRLKFDGVKEACYRYFKNHIDISNCIQMWRFAERHKCQDLADAAARCIQLNFREISKRQDFLQLSVEQLLKLTVMGELIIEREEDVYFAVINWARHDPASRQCKLSEALKHIRFACMDNAFVMDVINSEPLIKDDIECLEVLCNALGPDANESWPSDRLAMLSDRPSLKLCETLEIVRNGSTLGLDIMGGSDRPTHIFRQGDKPGLFVLAVVPGGVAEKCGRIKSGDRILAVNGVDITEASHEKAIRTIQSAPDPLLLFVKHETPPPGLKELVLNNESSGSCGFSLAGGVGGPPWNPTNPNDEGIFVSEVEPYGIAAKDGNLTVGTRILQINSISLLDKTLSQSTQILEKTTGTLNLLVCAGYDPKTVSHTIPADKEKLHLSNGNLSGVKIAVPNKSKLSDNNQIDTHKLQLLNGN, encoded by the exons ATGCAGACAGCTGAGGATCGAACGAGAGAGTCGGTTGTTACACGAGAAGAATACATGCCCACAGAGCGGTCTCAACCGGAGCGTCTATCTTCTCCCAACGTAGTCCGAGTAAAGCAAGTCGTTAGACAAGTCAATTATGTCGACCAAGAACACTACCGCGTGACCTTCGAATACTTCAGCGTGTTGAGAGAAAGGGGAGATTTCTGCGACGTCAAATTTGCTGTCGATAAAACGGGAGGAGTACTACAAGCGCACAAGCTAGTGCTTGCTTCGTCGAGTCCTTATTTTGAGTCGCTGTTTGCTAAAGGAAATCTTCCCGACCCTGTCACAATTGATGGCGTGGATGGACGCACACTGGAACAGCTGATAATTTTTGCATACTCATCTGAGATTGCAATAAACGAGAAAAACGTCAGGAAACTCCTCAAAGCTGCTCAGAGATTAAAATTTGATGGCGTCAAGGAGGCGTGTTATAGATACTTCAAGAATCACATTGACATAAGCAACTGTATTCAAATGTGGAGATTTGCTGAGAGGCACAAGTGTCAGGATCTTGCTGATGCAGCAGCCAGATGCATCCAGCTAAACTTTCGAGAGATTTCTAAGAGACAAGATTTCTTGCAGCTAAGTGTGGAGCAGCTTCTGAAGCTAACTGTGATGGGAGAGCTGATAATTGAAAGAGAAGAAGACGTTTATTTTGCTGTCATAAACTGGGCACGACACGACCCTGCAAGCAGACAGTGCAAGCTTTCCGAGGCCTTAAAACACATCAGATTTGCCTGCATGGATAATGCATTTGTGATGGATGTCATTAACAGTGAGCCACTTATAAAAGATGATATCGAATGTCTGGAGGTGCTGTGTAATGCTCTGGGACCTGATGCCAACGAGTCATGGCCCTCAGATAGACTAGCCATGCTGTCTGACAGACCATCTCTAAAACTGTGCGAG ACACTGGAGATAGTAAGGAATGGCAGTACTCTTGGCCTTGACATTATGGGTGGCAGTGATAGACCTACTCACATATTCAGACAAGGGGACAAGCCTGGTCTGTTTGTCTTGGCG GTTGTACCTGGTGGAGTAGCTGAAAAGTGTGGGCGGATAAAGAGTGGTGATAGAATATTGGCG GTCAATGGAGTGGATATTACTGAAGCATCACATGAAAAAGCCATCAGAACTATTCAGTCAGCTCCTGATCCATTGTTGTTGTTTGTGAAGCATGAAACTCCACCTCCAGGGTTAAAG GAGCTTGTGCTAAACAATGAGAGTAGTGGCAGTTGTGGGTTCTCTCTTGCTGGTGGAGTTGGCGGACCTCCGTGGAATCCAACCAATCCTAATGATGAAGGGATTTTTGTTTCAGAA GTTGAACCTTATGGGATAGCAGCTAAAGATGGAAACTTGACAGTGGGGACAAGAATATTACAG ATAAATTCTATTAGTTTATTGGACAAGACTTTATCACAGTCAACACAAATTCTGGAGAAGACAACGGGAACACTTAACTTGTTAGTGTGTGCTGGATATGATCCTAAAACTGTCTCCCACACAATTCCTGCTGACAAAGAGAAACTTCATTTGTCTAACGGCAACTTATCTGGAGTCAAAATAGCTGTCCCCAACAAAAGCAAATTATCTGACAATAATCAAATTGACACACACAAGTTACAATTATTAAACGGAAATtaa